In Buchnera aphidicola (Floraphis choui), the genomic stretch ATTAATTACAGAAATAGACAAAACAGAATCTAATCCTTCACGACTCAAACTAGTTCCATGAGGTACATGAGAAAAAACAAAAGCTATATTTTTCATAATATTTATTATTAAAATTGTATAATACGATCACTTTTTTCTATATATCTCGCTAACTCACTAAATCCAGTTAAGTGAAATGACGATTTTAAAGTACTAATACTTCTTGAAAATTCATTATACACTTGATTTTTTACAATACCTCTTCTATAAGCAGCACTAATACATACATTTAACTTAACACCAAACGTTTTATTTAAATCTACCCACTTTTCAATTAAATTATATTCATCAGAAGAGAATGAAATTAATTTATTAGCATTCAACACTCCATCAAAATGAAAAAAAACGCTTAATAATTTATAATTACTAGTAAAAATAGCACGAGAGA encodes the following:
- the tusD gene encoding sulfurtransferase complex subunit TusD: MSYTLLVTGPPYGTQNASTALLFSRAIFTSNYKLLSVFFHFDGVLNANKLISFSSDEYNLIEKWVDLNKTFGVKLNVCISAAYRRGIVKNQVYNEFSRSISTLKSSFHLTGFSELARYIEKSDRIIQF